From a single Brassica oleracea var. oleracea cultivar TO1000 chromosome C5, BOL, whole genome shotgun sequence genomic region:
- the LOC106344186 gene encoding uncharacterized protein LOC106344186 yields the protein MTNEAALRSSMVGLALVMVLVWLWTQSLKKTVITYAIGVSLIAGIVLPDWDFFDRSFSRWTYPVTAEERAAALSRKSQSSRFSVYPMRMVVYVTAYGYAVYRWWMFVTK from the exons ATGACAAACGAAGCAGCTTTGAGATCGTCAATGGTAGGTCTTGCATTGGTGATGGTGTTGGTATGGTTATGGACACAGTCTTTAAAGAAGACGGTTATTACTTATGCGATCGGCGTTTCTCTGATCGCTGGCATAGTCTTACCTGACTGGGACTTCTTTGATCGGAGTTTCTCCCGCTGGACCTACCCTGTTACGGCCGAGGAAAGAGCCGCCGCTCTCTCCCGCAAATCACAATCTTCAAG GTTTAGTGTGTACCCTATGCGGATGGTTGTATACGTAACGGCGTACGGATATGCAGTGTATAGGTGGTGGATGTTCGTGACGAAATGA